One Quercus lobata isolate SW786 unplaced genomic scaffold, ValleyOak3.0 Primary Assembly Scq3eQI_322, whole genome shotgun sequence genomic window carries:
- the LOC115973488 gene encoding TMV resistance protein N-like, whose product MASSSSSFPSSSISSTSKWTYDVFLSFSGEDTRNTATDFIYYALVEKGINTFKDDQKLEKGKTIKPELLRAIKESKFAIVILSENYAFSTWCLDELVEIIDCETKKEITVFPIFYNVDPSDVRKQIGTFSLVKHEKHFKEKVETWKAALSHVADLAGYHVKN is encoded by the coding sequence ATGGCTTCAAGTTCATCATCTTTCCCAAGTTCTTCTATTTCTTCTACTAGCAAATGGACGTATGATGTTTTCCTGAGTTTCAGTGGTGAGGACACTCGCAATACTGCTACGGACTTTATATATTATGCATTAGTAGAGAAGGGCATTAACACTTTTAAGGACGATCAAaaacttgagaaaggaaaaactattAAACCAGAACTCCTTAGAGCGATCAAAGAATCCAAATTTGCCATAGTCATTCTCTcagaaaattatgcattttccaCTTGGTGCTTAGATGAACTTGTAGAGATCATTGACTGCGAgacaaaaaaggaaataacaGTTTTCCCTATTTTTTACAATGTGGATCCATCTGATGTGCGAAAACAAATAGGAACTTTTTCACTTgttaaacatgaaaaacattTCAAGGAGAAGGTGGAAACATGGAAAGCTGCTTTGAGTCATGTGGCCGATCTTGCCGGATATCATGTAAAGAAtag